One window from the genome of Eriocheir sinensis breed Jianghai 21 chromosome 15, ASM2467909v1, whole genome shotgun sequence encodes:
- the LOC126998982 gene encoding DNA replication licensing factor mcm2-like: protein MSEQPTSPSAGVSSPEPTTPSRASQRRRRSSRGSNVDPVTSSPGRDLPAFEDESDLIGNDAPVEEEEDGEELFGDNMENDYRHIPELDVYDRDNLDDSEYSMLSEGDRVAAETHMRKRDRDEGRPAGGMRRGFLYEESDEEDDQPSRKRRLAERAVEGEAADDDEMIESIENLEDMKGHTVREWVSKVGPRTEVYNRFKNFLRTYVNDKGNNLYKDKIRQMCEENKMSFDVDYNIIAAEEQVLAYFLPEAPTEMLEIMDSAAKDVTLSMFPQYERITREIHVRITDLPLIEELRSLRQLHLNQLIRTSGVVTSTTSILPQLSVVKYDCNKCSYVLGPFVQSQSAEVKPGSCPECQSRGPFSINMEQTIYQNYQRITLQESPGKVTAGRLPRSKDIILLGDLCDTCKPGDEIEVTGVYTNNYDGSLNTNQGFPVFATIIMANHIAKKDNTNAVKALTDEDIKAIVSLSKDQRIAERIVSSVAPSIYGHEDIKRALALSLFGGETKNPGEKHKVRGDINVLLCGDPGTAKSQFLKYIQKIAPRAVFTTGQGASAVGLTAYVQRSPVTKEWTLEAGALVLADKGVCLIDEFDKMNDADRTSIHEAMEQQSISISKAGIVTSLQARCAVMAASNPIGGRYDPSMTFAENVDLSEPILSRFDILCVVRDVADPIQDEHLARFVVGSHVRHHPGATPADIAAFPADGAVPGGSNLAGVEKIPQDLLRKYIVYSREKIHPKLNQMDQDKVAKMYSELRRESMSTGSIPITVRHIESMIRMAEAHARMHLREYVHEEDVNMAIRVMLESFIDTQKFSVMRTMKKNFARYLSYKRDNNELLFFLLRQLVHEQTTFMRSRYGPDHDVVQISEKDLLDRARQINIMNLQTFFDSDIFKCNNFTHDAKRQLIVQTF, encoded by the exons ATGTCG gAACAGCCCACCTCTCCATCAGCTGGTGTGAGCTCACCAGAGCCCACCACCCCAAGCAGGGCGAGTCAGAGGCGCAGACGCTCTTCTAGGGGCTCAAATGTGGATCCTGTTACGTCATCCCCTGGCCGGGATCTGCCGGCCTTTGAGGACGAGAGTGATCTGATAGGAAATGATGCaccagtggaagaggaggaggatggggaagaactGTTTGGAGACAATATGGAAAA CGACTACCGGCACATTCCTGAGTTGGATGTTTATGATCGGGACAACCTCGACGACTCAGAATACTCCATGTTGAGTGAAGGAGACCGTGTGGCTGCTGAGACCCATATGAGGAAGCGAGATCGTGATGAAGGACGGCCAGCTGGTGGCATGCGTAGAGGATTTCTCTATG AGGAGAGTGATGAGGAAGATGACCAGCCATCCCGGAAGCGTCGCCTGGCAGAAAGAGCAGTGGAGGGAGAGGCTGCAGATGATGATGAG ATGATCGAGTCTATTGAGAACTTGGAGGACATGAAGGGCCACACCGTGCGGGAGTGGGTGTCCAAAGTCGGGCCACGGACTGAAGTGTACAACCGCTTCAAGAATTTCCTCCGCACCTATGTCAACGATAAGGGTAACAACCTTTACAAAGATAAGATTCGACAAATGTGTGAGGAGAACAAGATGTCTTTTGATGTGGACTACAACATAATTGCTGCTGAGGAGCAAGTTTTGGCTTACTTCTTGCCCGAGGCTCCAACGGAAATGTTGGAAATCATGGACTCGGCAGCCAAGGACGTCACTCTCTCCATGTTCCCTCAGTATGAAAGGATCACCAGAGAGATTCACGTCAGAATCACTGACCTTCCACTTATTGAGGAGCTTCGTTCACTGAG gcAACTTCACTTAAATCAGCTGATTCGCACGTCGGGTGTTGTGACCTCTACCACCAGCATCCTCCCTCAGCTGTCTGTTGTGAAGTATGATTGTAACAAGTGTTCCTATGTGCTGGGTCCTTTTGTCCAGTCACAGTCTGCAGAAGTCAAGCCTGGCTCCTGTCCTGAATGTCAAAGCAGAGGTCCATTCTCAATCAACATGGAACAGACTATTTACCAGAACTACCAGAGGATCACTCTTCAAGAATCCCCAGGAAAG gtgacggCAGGTCGACTCCCTCGCTCCAAAGACATCATCCTGCTGGGGGACTTGTGTGACACTTGTAAGCCCGGTGATGAAATAGAGGTGACCGGAGTGTACACAAACAACTACGATGGCTCACTCAACACCAATCAAGGGTTCCCAGTGTTTGCAACCATCATCATGGCCAACCACATAGCCAAGAAGGATAATACCAATGCTGTTAAAG CTCTCACTGATGAAGATATCAAGGCCATTGTAAGCCTTAGCAAGGACCAGAGAATTGCTGAAAGAATAGTATCTTCAGTGGCCCCATCAATTTATGGACATGAGGACATCAAAAGAGCCCTTGCACTCTCTCTCTTTGGTGGAGAAACAAAAAATCCTG GAGAGAAACATAAGGTTCGTGGTGACATTAATGTCTTGCTGTGTGGTGACCCGGGAACAGCCAAGTCTCAGTTcctcaaatatatacaaaagattgCTCCTCGCGCTGTCTTCACTACAG GTCAGGGTGCTAGTGCTGTGGGTCTCACGGCTTATGTGCAGCGATCGCCCGTCACCAAGGAGTGGACCTTAGAGGCAGGAGCGCTGGTTCTGGCAGACAAAGGTGTTTGTCTTATTGATGAGTTTGATAAG ATGAATGATGCTGACCGTACTAGCATCCATGAGGCTATGGAGCAGCAGAGTATCTCCATCTCCAAGGCTGGCATTGTCACCTCTCTGCAGGCCCGCTGTGCTGTCATGGCCGCATCCAACCCTATTGGCGGCCGATATGATCCATCCATGACATTTGCTGAAAAT GTGGATTTGTCAGAGCCCATTCTTTCTCGTTTTGACATCTTGTGTGTCGTGCGGGATGTGGCAGACCCAATCCAGGATGAACACCTGGCACGCTTTGTGGTTGGTTCGCACGTGCGCCATCATCCAGGAGCCACCCCGGCCGATATCGCTGCTTTCCCAGCG GATGGTGCTGTACCAGGAGGAAGTAATCTGGCAGGAGTGGAGAAAATCCCTCAAGACCTCCTGAGGAAATACATCGTCTACTCTCGGGAGAAGATCCACCCCAAGCTGAACCAGATGGACCAGGACAAGGTGGCCAAGATGTACTCAGAGCTGAGGCGAGAGTCAATGTCTACAG GCAGCATTCCCATCACTGTACGTCACATTGAGAGCATGATCCGGATGGCCGAGGCTCACGCCCGCATGCACCTGAGGGAGTATGTTCATGAAGAGGATGTCAACATGGCTATTAGAGTGATGCTGGAGTCCTTCATTGATACTCAAAAGTTCTCCGTCATGCGCACCATGAAGAAG